A stretch of DNA from Gottschalkia acidurici 9a:
TGTAGTACCTATAACTGAAGTAGAAGGTACAAAAGTTAATCAAATAGGGATAGGAAGTTGTACGAACTCATCATTCACAGATATGATGAAAGTTGCAGACATATTAGAGGGTAAAACTGTATCAGAACATGTTTCACTAGTAATATCGCCAGGATCAAAGCAAGTTTTAAATATGCTTGCAGAAAACGGAGCACTTGCTAAATTAGTAGCGGCAGGAGCTAGAATACTAGAGTGTGGTTGTGGACCATGTATAGGTATGGGTCAAGCACCAAGTACAGATGCAGTTTCTCTTAGAACATTTAACAGAAACTTTAAAGGTAGATCAGGAACTGTTTCAGCTGATGTTTATCTAGTAAGCCCTGAAGTAGCAGCAGTTTCGGCAATTACAGGACAAATTACTAATCCAAGAAACTATATAGAGGGATTTGACATAGAACAACCTAAAAACTTCTTAATAAATGATAATTTAGTAATAGCACCTGCTGAATCAAATAATGATATAGAAGTGGTAAGAGGACCTAATATAAAACCATTCCCTAAAGCAGAACCATTAGCAGAAAATATAACAGGAAAAGCATTAATAAAAGTAGAGGATAATATAACTACTGACCACATAATGCCTTCAAATGCTAAATTATTACCATATAGATCAAACATACCTTATTTATCAGATTATTGTTTAACTCCATGTGACCCTGAGTTCCCACAAAGAGCTAAAGAAAATGGTGGAGGGTTTATAATAGGTGGTTCAAACTATGGACAGGGATCAAGTCGTGAGCACGCAGCGTTAGCTCCACTATATTTAGGAATAAAAGGGGTAATAGCTAAATCATTTGCTAGAATCCATAAACAAAATCTAATAAATAATGGAATACTTCCATTAACATTTGAGAACGAAAATGATTATGATGATATAGATCTTCTAGATGAACTAGTAATAGAAAATGCAACAGATCAAGTAAAAGGTAGTACATTAATCATCAAAAATGTTACTAAAAATAAAGAGTATAAGCTAAACCTAGATGCAACTGAAAAACAAAAGAACATGTTAGAAGCAGGTGGACTTCTAAACGTGATTAAACAAAGCAACAAATAAAGATATGTAATTAATGCAAATTTAGGCTAGATGTGTTATAATG
This window harbors:
- a CDS encoding aconitate hydratase, giving the protein MKLTVAQKIIKDHLVSGELIKGTEIGLRIDQTLTQDSTGTMAYLQFEAMGVDRVKTKRSVAYIDHNMLQAGPENADDHLYIQTVAKKHGIYFSKPGNGICHQVHLERFGIPGQTLLGSDSHTPTNGGIGMLAIGAGGLDVAVAMAGGEYYITMPSIVKVELKGKLKPGVASKDIILEVLRRCTVKGGVNKVFEYCGEGIKGLTVPDRATITNMGAELGATTSIFPSDEVTLEFLKAQGREEDYLEIKADEDAVYDEEIVINLDELEPLIACPHSPDAVVPITEVEGTKVNQIGIGSCTNSSFTDMMKVADILEGKTVSEHVSLVISPGSKQVLNMLAENGALAKLVAAGARILECGCGPCIGMGQAPSTDAVSLRTFNRNFKGRSGTVSADVYLVSPEVAAVSAITGQITNPRNYIEGFDIEQPKNFLINDNLVIAPAESNNDIEVVRGPNIKPFPKAEPLAENITGKALIKVEDNITTDHIMPSNAKLLPYRSNIPYLSDYCLTPCDPEFPQRAKENGGGFIIGGSNYGQGSSREHAALAPLYLGIKGVIAKSFARIHKQNLINNGILPLTFENENDYDDIDLLDELVIENATDQVKGSTLIIKNVTKNKEYKLNLDATEKQKNMLEAGGLLNVIKQSNK